From Strix aluco isolate bStrAlu1 chromosome 5, bStrAlu1.hap1, whole genome shotgun sequence:
ACCTTCAACTCACATTGAGGATTTGAGGCACTCAGTAATTTACAGGATCAAGCCTTACAGAGGTAGAAGAGACTTAACTGGTGCAGTAATTCACAGAAGTTTCTAGAGAGCTGACAGacagctttctgaaaatcttCAAGTGTGAATCATGCTTCAGTGCTTGCCTGTGAACACACATGAACTGCAATACATCTGGGGAACAAAGCGGCATCCAAATAAAATTCCCACTTAGGTTGTGAACTGAGCATCTTTTTTAGAAAACTGATGCTGAAGAATGAAACAATTTTATGTTCTGAAAAAAGTAGGGGCAGCAATCACAGCACACATGCTTTTTGCTCTCTTGAttgacccccccccccgcccctccccacccctgcctttCCTCATTCCTCTGAGCTTCTCTGATAAACAGCATTGcaagttggtttaaaaaaaaaaaaatttacaagagAGAGTTCTGTTGGTCATCTATTTACACGTGGCATCACTCCACAAGAAGTTTGATCTCATTGGCTAATAGCTGGTTCATGTTGAATAGAGCCCCCGGGAGCTTGGTGAGCAACTCTCTCTCCGTGGTCTCAGGGTCGCTGTCGACAGAGCTGGAGCTAGCACTCATATTGTCGACAGTGGCACTAGCTGGAGGGCCCAGCTCTGGCTCGCTAGTCTCGCTTGCCGTGGACACCACAGAGAGCAAGGACATGCGCCGCGTCAAGCGACCGGGGGTAAGGAGAGAAGCGGCATAGTCCGCTATGATACCAGCTACATCTAGATTACAAGCCTTGTCAAAGGCAATGAAACCTACATTTGCATTGGCCTCGCAGACGTAGAATGAACCGTCGTCCTTCATCAGCAGGTCAATGCCGCACACGTCCATCCCCAGGATGTTTGACACTTGGACTGCCAACTGCTTGCCTTGTTCACTCAGTGAGCACATCATCCCTACGCCAcctggaaaaagtgaaaaaaaacttGCTGTCTGTAGTCTGGTCACAGGTGACTGACATCCTTCTCAACTGGTTGGTGCTTTTTGGTTGGGAAGCCCCAAAGCCAGCCTGCAAGCATACTGCTGACGACTCAGAAAACAACCTCCTTTCCACAGTGACTACTAATGAACCTGAAGCCACAGCAGGATTTCAAAAGATTCTGACCTGCCAAAGGCAGGTCAAGATTATGacttgtttaaaagaaaaaacagttaagtGCTGACTTTTCAGTCAAGAAGGTTATCATACATTTTTATGATCCTGGGATATTAAAAAGATGGCCTAACAAACCACGCTTGTTCCGTCTAAGGTAAAGGCTTTCCATATATATTTGTAGGTTATCACAAGAAATCTTTCAGCAAAATTAAACCAAGTGTTCCTGATAAGACTACAGCTCTAACAGACATAATTGAGGGGGATGGAGGTTAAGACATCATCATGTCCCTCTCAGCTTGCTATCATAGGTTACTGTCTCTAAAGCAAGAATTAGGGAACATTTGTGTGTAAACCTCAGCTGGTCCAGCTCACAGCCCATCATCTAAGTATTAACCGACTCAGACTTCATCTATCACAACacgtaagtttaaaaaaaaacagacaataacaaacaaaaaaccatttAGCAAAAGATTCTTTCAGGCTATATTTCCTCAGCATCAAGTAGTACCTAAAACCTCTCACGCGTTTTGGGCATTTTGACTAACCAAAACTGTACTACACATGAACACATTTTATCCCACCCCTGCTCAGGTTCAGTGCAGTTTCAGACAGGCAACCTCAACCCTCCTTCTTCCTTCTACCCTCAGAAAGCCCCCTGTCCTACACTGAAAGCGACACAGAAACTCAGTTCTGACTATGCTGCAATCAATGCAGtaaccttcctcttcctcccagacATGATATTTTGGGAAAAGGTTGCAGTGTGGAACCTGACAGACTTAAGGCAGCACACCAGCTGCATAATGTGATCCAACTGTTTATTGCCTTCAACAGTTTCCTCCCTTAACACTCTCTTCTACCCTCTTGCCAACTGGCTGTCTCCTCTACCTTCCTCAGTCTAgtcttctgtcttccttatctGTTCCCCTTACAGGATGAAATGAATGATAACATGGCATTAGCATGACACTGCCACTACCACATCAGTGGCCCCGTCTGTGTTCCTAGAACTTTCCCCTCCTTTTCATTGATCCTATCTATCTAATACCTTGGGCAGAGATTGTCTCTCCCTCACACACATCTCACTTAATCCTCACTCTCGTGCTTCCTCTGTAAACCCCCAACAGTAAGCAcaattaatacaaaataaaacctgcaGCTTCTTCCAGTTGGGTTTGTGATTTTTCAACTGGATTGAAAAACTCTGATCAAAACTATGAACAATGCTTTTCCTACCAAGTGAGCAGTTACTCTGCATCCTCCCATCTGTTGAGCAGCGGAGCATGGTGCCCACCACACGGCCTCCTACTACGATGACACGTACATCCTTTCCATGGGACTCTTtaacatatttttgaaataagTACGGGGCATCGTGACGAATCAAATGGCTTAGGTCTGCCAAATGGTGCTTGTCTCGTGCCAGGAACACAGCTTTACCTGTATGAAGAAAAGAACATTGGAAGATTGGAAGAAGCTACCAGATTTGAGCTGTCTCAACGACTCAGCACATAAAAGTAAAACCTCCGACTAGTATGCTACCCATTCTCACAGGTCCCATCTGTAGCTTATACCAATTTACAAATTCTTCTGTGGACATCAGTGTTCCACTGCTTCAGTGCCTCTAAGAGTTCAAGTACTGACAGAGATGAGAAGCCATATgaggagtaagaaaaaaaaaaaacaacaagaaaaagaaaacagccttAGATAAAGGATGTGGTATTGTAATTTCAACTCCTTTTGGTGCAAGTCcttaacaagaggaaaaaaaggaagaaataaagagCAGCAAACGTTTAATTAATAACACAGTTTTGTTCATCCAAGAGGACTGGACCCACAGCCTACAGCTTTGACACATGGGAACCAATGACATGAAACTGTTAAACCAGACAGCTAAGAACTCTGAAGTCACTAGTGTGCGACTGCAGAACCAACCGCTTCTCTTCTGGGAAGTTGCTGAGAGCTGCTCTTCCCAATACTTACAAGAGCTCACAACTCCAGAACAAGGCTTTGCAGTGGAACAACTACGTTCAGAGGAAAACACTAGGCTCCACAATATCCACGATAATTTAGCAGAAGATTCCACAGGCCATAAAATGGATGGAACGtactaaaattttgaaaaaaactctTTAGAAATCACTAACTTTTCTGCAAGCAAACATGTCAAGGACTTCGTTTTTTTAACCTAAAACATGTTATTTCATTCCCCTTCAGTTCTAGAGCACACCAAAGacttttttgttctgttccaACTTTAACTAATACTGATGAAAGTCACTCCTGAAACAGACTCTACCACTTTTCATCTCATTTCTAGTCTCACACGATGGCATCCCTTTCCATCTTTAGACACATTTCCTaactcctccttccctttcttaaGGACTCTTGTGTGTCATATTAGATTTATGTTTTGCAATAaggctgcacttttttttttttgtggcagaaTTGTCACTCAGTTATGCTACAATATTAACAGAGTATAAAAATCAATTGATAAACTGGATATCTTAAGGAAACAGAAAAGTGGCAGTAGTAGAACTAGGAGAAATAATGTgctccaaagcccagctggagcaGCCTCTGCTTCGCCAGGATTTAAGGTCTCCATAACACAGAACACTGCTTGAGGAACGTGGAACTTCTCATCACAAACAATCAGAATGTAGGCTTAAAAATCGTGACAAGAAACCAAAAACCTCCATGCGCTTTCTCCCATTCCCAAATTTAGCTCTCCTACAGCCACTTAATAATCCCACTGTACTCCTCAAATGGGATAGGAAGAATGATGCCTTGGAGGGGAACTACTTCGTTCTTGGGAATTATGCAGCATCATGACATCTTGGCAAAAATAAGATTGGCAcatttgctgcagcagcaaactATGCAGAAATTGGGCCTAAAAGAGTATGACTTTCATT
This genomic window contains:
- the RIMKLB gene encoding beta-citrylglutamate synthase B isoform X2 — encoded protein: MCSSVAPRLWFLTDRRIREDYPQQEILRALKAKCCEEELDFRALVMDEVVLTIEDGNLGLRVNGELITAYPQVVVVRVPTPWVQSDSDITVLRHLEKMGCRLMNRPQAILNCVNKFWTFQELAGHGVPLPDTFSYGKAVFLARDKHHLADLSHLIRHDAPYLFQKYVKESHGKDVRVIVVGGRVVGTMLRCSTDGRMQSNCSLGGVGMMCSLSEQGKQLAVQVSNILGMDVCGIDLLMKDDGSFYVCEANANVGFIAFDKACNLDVAGIIADYAASLLTPGRLTRRMSLLSVVSTASETSEPELGPPASATVDNMSASSSSVDSDPETTERELLTKLPGALFNMNQLLANEIKLLVE
- the RIMKLB gene encoding beta-citrylglutamate synthase B isoform X3 yields the protein MLGTKGLRVNGELITAYPQVVVVRVPTPWVQSDSDITVLRHLEKMGCRLMNRPQAILNCVNKFWTFQELAGHGVPLPDTFSYGGHENFAKMIDEAEVLEFPMVVKNTRGHRGKAVFLARDKHHLADLSHLIRHDAPYLFQKYVKESHGKDVRVIVVGGRVVGTMLRCSTDGRMQSNCSLGGVGMMCSLSEQGKQLAVQVSNILGMDVCGIDLLMKDDGSFYVCEANANVGFIAFDKACNLDVAGIIADYAASLLTPGRLTRRMSLLSVVSTASETSEPELGPPASATVDNMSASSSSVDSDPETTERELLTKLPGALFNMNQLLANEIKLLVE
- the RIMKLB gene encoding beta-citrylglutamate synthase B isoform X1, with translation MCSSVAPRLWFLTDRRIREDYPQQEILRALKAKCCEEELDFRALVMDEVVLTIEDGNLGLRVNGELITAYPQVVVVRVPTPWVQSDSDITVLRHLEKMGCRLMNRPQAILNCVNKFWTFQELAGHGVPLPDTFSYGGHENFAKMIDEAEVLEFPMVVKNTRGHRGKAVFLARDKHHLADLSHLIRHDAPYLFQKYVKESHGKDVRVIVVGGRVVGTMLRCSTDGRMQSNCSLGGVGMMCSLSEQGKQLAVQVSNILGMDVCGIDLLMKDDGSFYVCEANANVGFIAFDKACNLDVAGIIADYAASLLTPGRLTRRMSLLSVVSTASETSEPELGPPASATVDNMSASSSSVDSDPETTERELLTKLPGALFNMNQLLANEIKLLVE